A window of Rubricoccus marinus contains these coding sequences:
- a CDS encoding glycosyltransferase — MSPEPSPQSPPLGVVHGYGFSGAGSNLWTRAVLRALAANGRNVHVVCQESNPARFDFVSEAWTLSASGEKTQSVAPRETGYPGRVTVHVPDLEVLPAYVRPSRPSSYVVYIPDLEDAPLAEYIARNARALERVAKENGVTGWVVNHTVMMAVAAARARAEGGAPFAILPHGSAIEYVVKKEQRSRDLAEEAARAASAVWALNGEMEGRIKEVFAGLDGIEAKMDRMPVGTDTSVFQLVAREDRPRAVEQIGQAAGSARGRTAQQEAGLRQRLEALAPGASDEAVHEALASGEYERSAPDAALEAKLGGIDWAEAKTVVFVGRLIAAKGMPALMMAFPRVAAAHPGARLIVAGTGGLREALEALAWALARGRADLVRQIVRLGGALEGAGGLDAEPFFAAQAFLDGLDEAGEADTYFATAQEALTDNSVVFTGFLDHAALGPLYGLADAGAFPSVVREASPLVVPESAAAGVLPVGPDIGGMGDSLRTLADGLPPEARALLLVRPEAEHRVGDLADRLSRALEHPRQYAAELRREAEARFDWRAIAERLATRLDALA, encoded by the coding sequence ATGTCCCCCGAACCCAGCCCCCAGTCCCCACCCCTCGGCGTCGTCCACGGCTACGGCTTCTCCGGCGCGGGCTCTAACCTGTGGACGCGCGCCGTCCTCCGCGCCCTCGCCGCGAACGGTCGCAATGTCCACGTCGTCTGCCAGGAATCCAACCCCGCGCGGTTCGACTTCGTGAGCGAGGCGTGGACGCTCTCGGCCTCTGGCGAGAAGACCCAGAGCGTGGCGCCGCGCGAGACCGGGTACCCCGGCCGCGTGACCGTCCACGTGCCGGACCTGGAGGTGCTCCCGGCGTACGTGCGGCCGAGCCGCCCGTCGTCCTACGTCGTCTACATCCCGGACCTGGAGGACGCGCCTCTGGCGGAGTACATCGCGCGCAACGCGCGGGCGCTGGAACGCGTCGCGAAAGAGAACGGCGTGACGGGCTGGGTCGTCAACCACACTGTGATGATGGCCGTCGCCGCGGCGCGGGCGCGCGCGGAGGGCGGCGCGCCGTTCGCGATCCTGCCGCACGGCAGCGCCATCGAGTACGTCGTCAAAAAAGAGCAGCGCAGCCGCGACCTGGCCGAGGAAGCCGCCCGCGCCGCGTCGGCCGTGTGGGCGCTCAACGGCGAGATGGAGGGCCGCATCAAGGAGGTGTTCGCGGGCTTGGACGGCATCGAGGCCAAGATGGACCGGATGCCGGTCGGGACCGACACGTCGGTTTTCCAGCTCGTCGCGCGCGAGGACCGCCCCCGCGCGGTCGAGCAGATCGGCCAGGCTGCCGGCAGCGCCAGAGGCCGCACGGCACAGCAGGAGGCTGGCCTCCGCCAGAGGCTGGAGGCGCTCGCCCCTGGCGCGTCCGACGAGGCGGTGCACGAGGCGCTCGCCTCTGGCGAGTACGAACGGTCTGCGCCCGACGCGGCACTTGAAGCCAAGCTCGGCGGGATTGACTGGGCCGAGGCCAAAACCGTCGTCTTCGTGGGGCGCCTGATCGCGGCCAAGGGGATGCCCGCGCTCATGATGGCGTTTCCGCGCGTCGCCGCCGCGCACCCCGGCGCGAGGCTCATCGTGGCCGGGACCGGCGGGCTCCGCGAGGCGCTCGAAGCGCTCGCCTGGGCCCTCGCCAGAGGCCGCGCCGACCTCGTGCGGCAGATCGTCCGGCTGGGCGGCGCGCTCGAAGGCGCGGGCGGGCTGGACGCCGAGCCGTTTTTCGCCGCCCAAGCCTTTCTCGACGGCCTCGACGAAGCGGGCGAAGCCGACACGTACTTCGCGACCGCGCAAGAGGCCCTGACCGACAATTCCGTCGTGTTCACCGGCTTTCTCGACCACGCCGCGCTCGGCCCGCTCTACGGTCTGGCAGATGCAGGCGCGTTCCCCTCGGTCGTGCGCGAGGCGTCCCCGCTCGTCGTGCCCGAAAGCGCCGCCGCGGGCGTGCTCCCGGTCGGCCCCGACATCGGCGGCATGGGCGACAGCCTCCGCACCCTCGCCGACGGCCTCCCGCCAGAGGCCCGCGCGCTCCTCCTCGTCCGTCCCGAGGCCGAGCACCGCGTGGGCGACCTTGCCGACCGCCTCTCGCGCGCGCTGGAGCACCCCCGGCAGTACGCCGCGGAGCTGCGCCGCGAGGCCGAGGCCCGGTTCGACTGGCGCGCCATCGCCGAGCGCCTCGCAACCCGTTTGGACGCGCTGGCCTAG